In Fusarium falciforme chromosome 10, complete sequence, a single genomic region encodes these proteins:
- a CDS encoding Ammonium transporter — MSSLPYNGTEGKADDGYSSGIHDLNVFYDTGHLTFIVVSAVLVLLMIPGVGFFYSGLARRKSALTLILLSMASVAVISFQWFFWGYSLTFSRTGNAFLGDLTQFGLMKTLAQPNGSSFLPDILLCLYQGMFACITPALAIGAVADRGRVLPAMVFMLLWSTIVYDPIAYWTWNGNGWLFNLPSYDFAGGGPVHVASGTCALAYSLMLGKRTGYSRNNGLPYRPHNVTHVVLGTVFLWVGWFGFNGGSALGMNIRAVMACYVTNLAASCGAIAWTLLDYRLEKKWSTIGFCSGAISGLVAITPAAGFVKPWAAVIIGVCGGVFCNFATKLKFVLNIDDGLDIFAVHGIGGMVGNILTGIFGTKSIANLDGGEYDPIGWVDGHWVQLGYQIAGTCAAFGWSFVLSCILLFLMNLIPGLSLRVSAEEEELGLDDGQLGEFAYDYVELTRHMADSTHPHSVASAQTSQEKIQGNA; from the exons atgtcgtcgCTCCCCTACAATGGAACAGAGGGCAAGGCCGACGATGGCTACTCTTCTGGCATCCATGACCTGAATGTCTTCTACGAC ACCGGGCACCTGaccttcatcgtcgtctccGCTGTCCTGGTTCTTCTCATGATTCCCGGCGTCGGCTTCTTCTACAGCGGCCTCGCCCGTCGCAAGTCTGCCCTGACGCTGATTCTGCTGTCCATGGCCTCGGTCGCCGTCATCAGCTTCCAGTGGTTCTTCTGGGGTTACTCCCTGACCTTTTCTCGAACTGGAAACGCCTTCCTGGGCGACCTCACCCAGTTCGGTCTCATGAAGACTCTGGCTCAGCCCAATGGATCTTCTTTCCTTCCTGATATCCTGCTGTGCCTTTACCAGGGCATGTTTGCCTGCATTAC CCCTGCCCTCGCTATCGGTGCCGTTGCTGATCGTGGCCGTGTCCTCCCTGCCATGGTCTTCATGCTCCTCTGGTCTACCATTGTCTACGACCCCATTGCCTACTGGACCTGGAACGGCAACGGTTGGCTGTTCAACCTCCCCAGCTACGACTTTGCTGGTGGCGGTCCCGTTCACGTTGCTTCGGGAACTTGCGCTCTCGCCTACTCCCTGATGCTCGGCAAGCGTACTGGTTACTCTCGCAACAACGGTCTCCCCTACCGTCCTCACAACGTCACCCACGTCGTGCTCGGCACCGTCTTCCTCTGGGTCGGTTGGTTCGGCTTCAACGGTGGTTCTGCTCTCGGCATGAACATTCGCGCCGTCATGGCCTGCTACGTTACCAACCTTGCTGCCTCTTGCGGTGCCATTGCCTGGACTCTTCTCGATTACCGTCTCGAGAAGAAGTGGAGCACTATCGGTTTCTGCTCCGGTGCCATCTCTGGTCTCGTTGCCATCACCCCTGCTGCTGGCTTCGTCAAGCCCTGGGCTGCCGTCATCATCGGTGTCTGCGGTGGTGTCTTTTGCAACTTTGCCACCAAGCTCAAGTTCGTCCTCAACATCGACGACGGTCTTGATATCTTTGCCGTCCACGGTATCGGCGGCATGGTTGGCAACATCCTCACCGGTATCTTTGGAAC CAAATCCATCGCTAAcctcgacggcggcgagTACGACCCCATCGGTTGGGTTGATGGCCACTGGGTCCAGCTCGGCTACCAGATCGCCGGCACCTGCGCCGCCTTTGGCTGGTCCTTTGTCCTCTCGTGCATCCTCCTGTTCCTCATGAACCTCATCCCCGGCCTCTCGCTGCGCGTctctgccgaggaggaggagctcggtCTTGATGACGGTCAGCTCGGCGAGTTTGCCTACGACTATGTCGAGTTGACCCGACACATGGCTGATAGCACGCACCCTCACTCGGTTGCCAGTGCTCAGACTAGCCAGGAGAAGATCCAGGGGAATGCTTAG
- a CDS encoding F-box domain-containing protein, which produces MRSAALPANMAASAAARPSPAPADDQDDSRSSSSSTSPAPADNEESDFFLGANDSQSSIGVPNFQDMQVEDDCQPPVNRLPNEILISIFAKLSATSDLYHSMLVCKRWARNTVDLLWHRPACTNWRNHSSICQTLQLEHPFFSYRDFIKRLNLAALADKVNDGSVLPLSVCTRVERLTLTNCRGLTDSGLIALVENSNSLLALDISNDKNITEQSITAIAEHCKRLQGLNISGCENISNESMIALANNCRYIKRLKLNECAQLQDDAIHAFANNCPNILEIDLHQCSRIGNGPVTSLMVKGNCLRELRLANCDLIDDDAFLSLPAGRHFEHLRILDLTSCMRLTDAAVQKIIDVAPRLRNLVLAKCRNITDAAVHAISKLGKNLHYVHLGHCGNITDEGVKKLVQNCNRIRYIDLGCCVNLTDESVKRLALLPKLKRIGLVKCSSITDESVLALAEAAYRPRVRRDASGVLVGGEYYASSLERVHLSYCINLSLKSIMKLLNSCPRLTHLSLTGVAAFQRDDFQPYCRQAPPEFTQHQRDVFCVFSGTMVSKFRDFLNTSPQFEEYWETNSWPRSARWDAIRAPRNSVAAQQSAAVGEGADDEMADDDNDFEGMDGSEMAVDAQVPIPVNGNVANGTVNPNQLMNNTFTQAIPVPPPPPGLLLGQLPTLFAPLARLLPSPRLARTAPGLLGSVAYRNTINNLTAGGVQQQRLPQVTSHASAATLGHGGPTNGEPSTGASTATIHRPQENGEQQQQQQPDVMN; this is translated from the exons ATGCGGTCCGCTGCCCTGCCCGCTAACATGGCTGCTTCCGCCGCTGCTCGACCGAGCCCTGCGCCCGCCGACGACCAAGATGACTCCcgatcgtcgtcgtcgtcgacttcCCCCGCGCCCGCCGACAACGAAGAGTccgacttcttcctcggtgCAAACGATTCACAGTCGAGCATCGGAGTACCAAACTTTCAAGATATGCAGGTCGAAGATGATTGCCAACCGCCCGTCAACCGGCTGCCAAACGAGATCCTCATCAGCATCTTTGCCAAGTTGAGCGCCACCTCAGACCTCTACCACAGCATGCTTGTCTGCAAGCGGTGGGCCAGGAACACAGTCGACCTTCTTTGGCACCGCCCTGCTTGTACGAATTGGAGGAACCACAGCAGCATTTGCCAGACCCTGCAGCTCGAGCACCCTTTTTTCAGCTATCGTGACTTCATCAAGCGGCTTAACCTCGCTGCCCTCGCCGATAAGGTCAACGATGGTAGCGTGTTGCCTCTCTCAGTGTGCACCCGCGTCGAGCGACTGACCCTCACCAACTGCCGCGGGCTCACCGACTCTGGTTTGATCGCCCTCGTCGAGAACAGCAACTCGCTCTTGGCTCTCGATATTTCTAATGACAAGAACATTACGGAACAGTCGATCACTGCTATCGCTGAGCACTGCAAGCGCTTGCAAGGACTCAACATTTCCGGCTGCGAGAACATCTCGAACGAGAGCATGATTGCACTAGCAAACAACTGCCGGTATATCAAAAGA TTGAAACTCAACGAATGCGCTCAGCTTCAGGACGATGCTATCCACGCTTTCGCCAATAATTGTCCCAACATCCTCGAGATCGATCTTCATCAGTGCAGTCGCATCGGCAACGGCCCAGTGACGTCTCTGATGGTCAAGGGCAACTGTCTGCGCGAGCTTCGATTGGCGAATTGCGATTTgatcgacgacgatgccttCCTATCGCTTCCCGCTGGACGACACTTTGAGCACCTCCGCATTCTCGACCTGACTTCTTGCATGCGCTTGACGGACGCTGCGGTCCAAAAGATTATCGATGTGGCACCGCGCCTGCGTAATCTCGTGCTAGCCAAGTGCCGGAACATCACTGATGCTGCTGTGCATGCCATTTCCAAGCTCGGCAAGAACCTGCACTACGTGCATCTTGGTCACTGTGGAAACATCACCGACGAGGGAGTCAAGAAGCTTGTTCAGAACTGCAACCGCATCCGATACATCGATCTCGGCTGCTGCGTCAACTTGACGGATGAGTCAGTTAAGCGACTTGCTCTTCTCCCCAAGTTGAAGCGTATCGGTCTGGTCAAGTGTAGCTCCATCACAGACGAGTCTGTTTTGGCGCTTGCTGAAGCCGCGTACCGACCCAGAGTGCGACGAGATGCCAGCGGTGTTCTTGTTGGCGGCGAATACTACGCTTCAAGTCTTGAGCGTGTCCATCTCAGCTACTGTATCAACCTCTCTCTCAAG AGCATTATGAAGCTGCTCAACTCATGTCCGAGACTCACTCACCTCAGTTTGACTGGAGTAGCTGCCTTTCAGCGCGACGATTTCCAGCCCTACTGTCGACAAGCGCCTCCAG AGTTTACACAGCACCAAAGAGACGTGTTTTGCGTCTTCTCAGGCACCATGGTGTCCAAGTTCCGAGACTTCCTAAATACCTCACCACAATTCGAGGAGTATTGGGAGACCAACAGCTGGCCGCGCTCAGCTCGTTGGGACGCTATCAGGGCACCCCGCAACTCTGTGGCTGCTCAACAGTCGGCTGCCGTGGGTGAAGGAGCCGATGATGAAATGGCCGACGATGACAACGACTTTGAAGGAATGGACGGTAGCGAGATGGCAGTGGATGCCCAGGTCCCGATCCCCGTCAACGGAAACGTCGCCAACGGAACTGTGAATCCCAACCAGCTCATGAACAACACATTCACACAAGCCATCCCTGTGCCACCTCCGCCACCCGGCTTATTACTAGGTCAGCTCCCTACACTCTTTGCGCCACTGGCCCGCCTCTTGCCCTCGCCGCGTCTAGCGCGAACGGCTCCAGGATTGCTTGGGTCTGTGGCATATCGGAACACCATTAACAACCTGACAGCAGGCGGAGTACAACAGCAGCGGCTCCCTCAGGTCACCAGCCATGCCAGCGCCGCAACCCTAGGCCACGGTGGTCCTACCAACGGAGAGCCTTCAACAGGCGCGAGCACGGCGACTATCCACCGACCACAGGAGAAtggcgagcagcagcagcagcagcaacccgACGTGATGAACTGA
- a CDS encoding Chalcone-isomerase domain-containing protein, producing MLRPSTLRPVLRAQARTQCAIARASRRTMFSQRQSNRLVDDLDVNHLNAKRRDYEQNRTAFLAAGAIAGIVSFIYTAWKLKQAIDVQSEKEKRAVKCDAPIPTETFKTEAGEKRKVVLHDEDGQEVVPTGNTTIKLYPRTIDIEEVAPPQSAPGPIAAAVTDKKGTEFTLVGLGTRTVTFIGIEVYVVGFYVATQDIEKLQRYLVKKINPLATTLIPSEKEALRKALEDATEGEETWNAILKDAGCRTAFRITPVRDTDFPHMRDGLVRAIQARTGRDSEYNDEAFGTAMKTFKQMFQRGQVLKKKELLLVRDASGTLTLTYNSGDFKTPKKSVMGSLSDERLSRLLWLNYLAGKKVASEEARRNIINGVMEFVERPVGTVATQVL from the coding sequence ATGCTTCGTCCTTCGACTCTTCGTCCCGTGCTTCGCGCACAAGCTCGGACGCAATGCGCCATCGCCCGGGCATCCCGCCGCACCATGTTCTCTCAGCGTCAATCCAACCGCCTGGTCGATGATCTGGATGTGAATCACCTCAATGCGAAGCGAAGAGACTACGAGCAGAACCGTACTGCTTTCCTAGCCGCCGGTGCTATCGCTGGCATCGTTTCTTTCATTTACACAGCATGGAAGCTCAAGCAAGCCATCGATGTCCAgagcgagaaggagaagcggGCTGTCAAGTGTGATGCGCCGATACCGACAGAAACCTTCAAGACTGAAGCGGGCGAGAAGCGCAAGGTTGTCCTCCACGACGAGGATGGTCAAGAGGTTGTTCCCACTggcaacaccaccatcaagTTGTATCCTCGGACGATAGACATCGAAGAGGTTGCCCCGCCTCAGAGCGCCCCCGGCCCAATTGCGGCTGCTGTTACCGACAAGAAGGGCACCGAGTTCACACTGGTTGGTCTGGGAACGAGGACGGTAACCTTCATTGGCATTGAGGTGTATGTGGTTGGCTTCTACGTCGCTACTCAAGACATTGAGAAGCTGCAGCGCTACCtcgtcaagaagatcaacccTCTAGCCACGACTCTGATTCCATCGGAGAAGGAGGCCTTACGCAAGGCGCTGGAGGATGCGACCGAGGGTGAGGAGACTTGGAATGCGATCCTGAAGGATGCCGGGTGCCGCACAGCGTTCCGCATCACCCCCGTTCGGGACACAGACTTCCCCCATATGCGCGATGGTCTTGTGAGGGCTATTCAAGCTCGCACGGGTCGAGACTCGGAGTACAACGATGAGGCTTTTGGAACCGCTATGAAGACATTCAAGCAAATGTTCCAGAGAGGTCAggtcctcaagaagaaggaactcctcctcgtccgggACGCTTCGGGGACATTGACCCTCACTTACAACAGCGGTGACTTCAAGACGCCAAAGAAGAGCGTCATGGGAAGCCTGAGTGATGAGCGACTGTCCAGGCTGCTCTGGCTCAACTACCTCGCTGGCAAGAAGGTTGCGTCAGAGGAGGCCAGGCGGAACATTATCAATGGCGTCATGGAGTTTGTTGAGAGACCCGTCGGCACTGTCGCCACACAAGTTCTGTAG